A stretch of Rhizobium sp. TH2 DNA encodes these proteins:
- a CDS encoding acyltransferase, with product MADSRHQLAFLDGLRGYASLWVLVGHAMFMTGYKIEIIAQPDMAVELFIIISGFLMTYHYQAREVREPWMEPDTWKIFWIRRFFRIAPLYYVCLALALYFGPELWQSRLDAATVLSGGVEEQARYASRYLDQSLTNILLHVSFLFGMTWTHNFQTPLPDWSIGLEMQYYAIFPFLMILALKLGRIAGMTLLVGVMAVVGAWLDRNGFVIGAYSILAMKFHLFAAGMLIAMTLRAEGKWKWLLIAGALAVIFVPLGGGRSALHRAIKIAIVLGFVALLYKDRLPALLKWPTEVLDRFLSNAPARFIGDVSYGVYLLHLVVMLPVCGWLAIQYPEMAPIPRLFASLALTVPITYGAAYLCYRFIEQPGISLGRKIASRYQKAPPPKGIPSENPA from the coding sequence ATGGCGGACAGCCGGCATCAACTGGCATTTCTCGATGGCCTCCGCGGATATGCCTCGCTGTGGGTGCTGGTCGGCCATGCCATGTTCATGACCGGCTACAAGATCGAGATCATCGCCCAGCCCGACATGGCGGTCGAGCTCTTCATCATCATCTCCGGCTTCCTGATGACCTACCACTATCAGGCTCGCGAGGTGCGAGAACCGTGGATGGAGCCTGATACCTGGAAGATCTTCTGGATCCGCAGGTTCTTTCGCATAGCTCCGCTCTACTATGTCTGCCTGGCGCTCGCGCTCTATTTCGGGCCGGAACTCTGGCAGAGCAGGCTCGATGCCGCCACGGTCCTGTCCGGCGGTGTCGAAGAGCAGGCACGCTATGCCAGCCGCTATCTCGATCAATCGCTGACTAATATCCTGCTGCATGTCAGCTTTCTGTTCGGCATGACCTGGACGCACAATTTCCAGACCCCCCTGCCCGATTGGTCGATCGGGCTCGAAATGCAATATTACGCGATCTTTCCGTTCCTGATGATCCTTGCGCTGAAGCTCGGCCGAATCGCCGGCATGACGCTCCTCGTGGGCGTCATGGCGGTCGTGGGCGCCTGGCTCGACCGCAACGGCTTCGTTATCGGCGCCTATTCGATCCTGGCCATGAAGTTCCACCTCTTCGCCGCCGGCATGTTGATCGCCATGACGCTGCGCGCCGAAGGCAAATGGAAATGGCTGCTCATCGCGGGTGCGCTGGCCGTCATTTTCGTGCCGCTCGGCGGTGGCCGTTCGGCGCTGCATCGCGCTATCAAGATCGCCATCGTGCTTGGATTTGTCGCGCTTCTCTACAAGGACCGCCTGCCGGCGCTCCTCAAATGGCCGACAGAGGTGCTGGACCGGTTCCTGTCGAACGCGCCAGCGCGCTTTATCGGTGACGTCTCCTACGGCGTTTACCTACTGCACCTGGTTGTCATGCTGCCGGTGTGTGGCTGGCTGGCGATCCAATATCCTGAAATGGCACCGATCCCGCGTCTCTTCGCATCACTGGCCCTCACCGTACCGATTACCTATGGGGCCGCCTATCTTTGCTACCGCTTTATAGAGCAGCCCGGCATCAGCCTCGGGCGAAAGATCGCCAGCCGCTACCAGAAAGCACCTCCACCGAAGGGCATCCCGAGCGAGAATCCAGCCTGA
- a CDS encoding GDP-L-fucose synthase, producing the protein MYSLSGKRVWVAGHRGMVGSAIMRRLDSEGCEVLVASRQDADLRDQAATMAWIEKAKPDAVFLAAAKVGGILANDTYPADFLYDNLMIEANIINGAFKVGVEKLMFLGSSCIYPKFAAQPITEDAMLTGALEPTNEWYAIAKIAGIKLADAYRKQHGADYISGMPTNLYGPGDNFDLNSSHVMPALIRKAHEAKLARAPSITIWGTGTPRREFLHVDDCADACVHLMKNYSAAGHVNIGSGDDVTILELTQLVCDAVGFQGEIVHDLTKPDGTPRKLMSADKLRGMGWQPSIELEDGIAAVYRWFLENKA; encoded by the coding sequence ATGTATTCCCTCTCCGGAAAGCGGGTCTGGGTCGCCGGTCATCGCGGCATGGTCGGTTCGGCGATCATGCGCCGGCTCGATAGCGAAGGTTGTGAGGTGCTGGTTGCCTCCCGCCAGGACGCCGACCTGCGTGACCAGGCCGCGACCATGGCCTGGATCGAAAAGGCCAAGCCTGACGCCGTCTTTCTCGCAGCGGCGAAAGTCGGAGGCATCCTCGCCAACGACACCTATCCGGCCGACTTCCTCTACGACAACCTGATGATCGAGGCGAACATCATCAACGGCGCGTTCAAGGTTGGTGTCGAGAAGCTTATGTTCCTCGGCTCGTCCTGCATCTACCCGAAATTCGCAGCCCAGCCGATCACCGAGGATGCGATGCTGACGGGCGCGCTGGAGCCGACCAACGAATGGTATGCGATCGCCAAGATCGCCGGCATCAAGCTTGCGGATGCTTATCGCAAGCAGCATGGCGCCGACTACATCTCCGGCATGCCGACCAACCTCTACGGCCCTGGCGACAATTTCGATTTGAATTCCAGCCATGTCATGCCGGCGCTGATCCGCAAGGCGCATGAAGCGAAGCTCGCCCGCGCACCGTCGATCACCATCTGGGGAACCGGCACGCCGCGCCGCGAGTTCCTGCATGTGGATGATTGCGCCGACGCCTGCGTTCATCTGATGAAGAATTATTCGGCCGCCGGCCACGTCAATATCGGCTCCGGCGACGACGTTACGATCCTGGAACTCACCCAACTGGTTTGCGACGCCGTCGGCTTCCAGGGCGAGATCGTCCACGACCTGACCAAGCCGGACGGCACGCCCCGCAAGCTGATGAGCGCCGACAAGCTGCGCGGCATGGGCTGGCAGCCATCGATCGAACTCGAGGACGGCATCGCAGCTGTCTACAGGTGGTTCCTGGAAAACAAGGCCTGA
- the gmd gene encoding GDP-mannose 4,6-dehydratase produces MSNDKRKVALVTGITGQDGAYLAELLLSKGYIVHGIKRRSSSFNTSRIENIYQDPHEKDQRFILHYGDMTDSTNLIRIVQEAQPDEIYNLAAQSHVRVSFETPEYTANADGIGTLRLLEAIRILKMEKKTRFYQASTSELYGLVQEVPQRETTPFYPRSPYAAAKLYSYWIVVNYREAYGLHASNGILFNHESPLRGETFVTRKITRAAAAIRLGKQDKLYVGNIDAKRDWGHAREYVRGMWMMLQQDEPDDYVLATGETTEVRQFITWAFEDVGINLEWRGTGVDEKGYDTLSGDVIVEIDPRYFRPTEVELLIGDPSKAHQKLGWKHDTSVRDLCREMVNEDLKVMQTATVMKEA; encoded by the coding sequence TTGAGCAACGACAAGAGAAAAGTAGCCCTTGTTACCGGCATTACGGGCCAGGATGGCGCCTATCTCGCCGAGCTGCTTCTGAGCAAGGGTTACATCGTCCACGGCATCAAGCGCCGCTCGTCGTCGTTCAACACCAGCCGCATCGAGAACATCTACCAGGATCCGCACGAGAAGGATCAGCGGTTCATCCTGCATTACGGAGACATGACGGATTCGACCAACCTGATCCGCATCGTACAGGAAGCCCAGCCGGACGAGATCTACAATCTCGCCGCCCAGAGCCATGTGCGCGTGTCCTTCGAGACGCCTGAATATACCGCCAATGCCGACGGCATCGGCACGTTGCGCCTGCTTGAGGCCATCCGCATCCTGAAGATGGAGAAGAAGACCCGCTTCTACCAGGCCTCCACGTCGGAGCTTTACGGCTTGGTGCAGGAAGTGCCGCAGCGCGAGACGACGCCCTTTTATCCGCGCTCGCCTTATGCAGCGGCGAAACTTTATTCCTACTGGATCGTGGTCAATTACCGCGAAGCTTACGGCCTGCACGCCTCCAACGGCATCCTGTTCAACCACGAGAGCCCGCTGCGCGGCGAGACCTTTGTCACCCGCAAGATCACGCGTGCGGCGGCCGCCATCCGCCTCGGCAAGCAGGACAAACTCTATGTCGGCAATATCGATGCCAAGCGCGATTGGGGCCATGCGCGGGAATATGTGCGCGGCATGTGGATGATGCTGCAGCAGGACGAACCGGACGACTACGTGCTCGCCACCGGCGAGACGACGGAAGTGCGCCAGTTCATCACCTGGGCCTTCGAGGATGTCGGTATCAATCTCGAGTGGCGCGGTACCGGCGTCGATGAAAAAGGTTACGACACACTGTCGGGAGACGTCATCGTTGAGATCGACCCACGCTATTTCCGTCCCACCGAAGTCGAACTCCTGATCGGCGATCCGTCCAAGGCGCATCAGAAGCTCGGCTGGAAGCACGATACCTCCGTCCGCGATCTTTGCCGCGAAATGGTCAACGAAGACCTCAAGGTCATGCAGACCGCGACCGTGATGAAGGAAGCCTGA
- the lexA gene encoding transcriptional repressor LexA, with product MLTRKQQELLLFIHERMKESGIPPSFDEMKDALDLASKSGIHRLITALEERGFIRRLPNRARALEVIKLPEAYSPSVKPAARGFSPSVIEGSLGKPQAPPQPRPANDDVLDSVAIPVMGRIAAGVPISAIQNNTHEIAVPAGMIGSGDHFALEVKGDSMIEAGILDGDTVVIRTGSTASPGDIVVALVDDEEATLKRFRRKGASIALEAANPAYETRIFGPDRVKVQGKLVGLIRRYH from the coding sequence ATGCTAACCAGAAAACAGCAGGAATTGCTTCTCTTCATTCACGAGCGGATGAAGGAGTCGGGCATTCCACCATCCTTCGACGAGATGAAGGATGCGCTCGACCTCGCATCCAAATCCGGCATCCACCGTCTGATCACGGCACTGGAGGAGCGCGGCTTCATCCGCCGCCTGCCGAACCGGGCCCGCGCGCTGGAGGTGATCAAGCTGCCCGAGGCCTATTCGCCCAGCGTGAAGCCGGCCGCCAGGGGCTTCTCCCCCAGCGTCATCGAGGGTTCGCTCGGCAAGCCGCAGGCGCCACCACAACCCCGGCCCGCCAACGACGACGTGCTTGATTCCGTGGCCATTCCAGTCATGGGCCGCATCGCGGCGGGTGTGCCCATCTCGGCGATCCAGAACAACACGCACGAGATCGCGGTGCCCGCCGGCATGATCGGCAGCGGTGATCATTTTGCGCTGGAGGTCAAGGGCGACTCGATGATCGAGGCTGGTATCCTCGACGGCGACACGGTCGTTATCCGCACGGGTTCGACCGCAAGTCCCGGCGATATCGTCGTGGCGCTGGTCGATGACGAGGAAGCGACCCTCAAGCGCTTTCGCCGGAAAGGCGCCTCGATCGCGCTCGAAGCGGCAAATCCCGCATACGAAACCCGCATTTTTGGCCCGGACCGCGTGAAGGTTCAGGGCAAGCTCGTAGGGCTCATCCGCCGTTATCACTGA
- a CDS encoding BrnA antitoxin family protein codes for MANTPRRPVSAMDAAEALFKPAKKAAAAPAVERPALPNTRELVSLKIDSDVLAYFQEAGPGWQERINDTLRAAMPGKS; via the coding sequence ATGGCCAACACACCCCGCAGACCCGTCAGCGCCATGGATGCCGCTGAAGCATTGTTCAAGCCAGCGAAAAAGGCGGCCGCAGCGCCTGCCGTCGAGCGGCCGGCCTTGCCCAACACCAGGGAACTGGTTTCGCTCAAGATCGACAGCGATGTTCTGGCGTATTTCCAGGAAGCAGGTCCCGGCTGGCAGGAGCGCATCAACGATACATTGCGTGCGGCAATGCCAGGCAAATCCTGA
- a CDS encoding LysR family transcriptional regulator, protein MDRLQGMRIFTEVVDSGGFAAAAKAMHLSAPAVTRAVASLEAEIGTRLLIRTTRSVKLTAAGEGYVADCRRILAEIAEAEANAAGSFGNPAGAITITAPVLFGRLYVLPILLDFLDLHPAVQVRFLLLDRVTNLVDEGIDVAIRIAHLPSSGLTARRVGFIRQVVCGSPDYFDRHGEPRIPRDLTSHRLIGRDGIFGGTEWQFGKGTKIRVPISTRLTCNTNDAVIDAAIAGWGLSRFQSYQVAAHVRAGRLRTVLAEFEQEPVPIHIVHAEGRSASGRLRAFVDFASERLRADPVLANPEKV, encoded by the coding sequence ATGGACCGCTTGCAGGGAATGCGCATTTTCACTGAAGTGGTCGATTCCGGTGGTTTCGCCGCCGCCGCCAAGGCGATGCATCTGAGCGCACCAGCGGTGACCCGCGCGGTTGCGTCTCTCGAGGCCGAGATAGGCACACGCCTGCTGATTCGCACCACCCGCTCGGTGAAGCTGACCGCAGCCGGCGAAGGCTATGTCGCCGATTGCCGTCGGATCCTCGCTGAAATCGCCGAGGCCGAGGCCAATGCCGCGGGCAGTTTCGGCAATCCGGCGGGTGCGATTACCATCACCGCGCCGGTGCTTTTCGGCAGGCTCTACGTCCTGCCGATCCTGCTGGATTTCCTCGATCTCCATCCGGCCGTGCAGGTGCGGTTCCTTCTGCTCGACCGCGTCACCAATCTCGTGGATGAGGGTATAGACGTTGCCATCCGCATCGCCCACCTGCCCTCCTCAGGCCTGACCGCACGACGCGTCGGCTTCATCCGGCAGGTCGTGTGCGGATCGCCCGACTATTTCGACCGGCACGGCGAACCCAGAATTCCGCGGGACCTGACATCCCATCGGCTGATCGGCCGCGACGGCATTTTCGGCGGCACGGAGTGGCAATTCGGCAAGGGAACCAAGATTCGTGTGCCGATCTCGACCCGCCTCACCTGCAACACCAATGACGCCGTCATCGATGCGGCGATCGCCGGTTGGGGACTGTCGCGCTTCCAGTCCTATCAGGTCGCCGCTCATGTCAGGGCCGGCCGCCTCAGGACCGTGCTTGCCGAGTTCGAACAGGAACCCGTGCCCATCCACATCGTGCATGCCGAAGGCAGATCCGCCTCCGGCCGCCTCCGCGCATTCGTGGACTTCGCCTCCGAGCGCTTGCGTGCCGATCCGGTGCTTGCCAACCCGGAGAAGGTGTGA
- a CDS encoding glutathione S-transferase family protein encodes MKLYNFTLSGHSHRARLFLSLLGVDCEIIDVDLAQRAHKSPEFLALNTLGQVPVLEDEGVIIADSNAILVYLAKKFGRTDWLPEDAHSAAEVQRWLSVAAGQLAHGPAQARLITVFNAPYRPEEVIPRAHAILDVLNQELGQRKWIAGGTAPSIADVALYSYVARAPEGNVELGGYQHILAWLDRVENLPGFVEFPLASAVRAA; translated from the coding sequence ATGAAACTCTATAATTTCACGCTCTCGGGCCATTCGCATCGCGCCAGGCTGTTCCTCTCGCTGCTCGGCGTCGATTGCGAGATCATCGATGTCGATCTTGCACAGCGTGCGCACAAATCGCCGGAGTTTTTGGCCCTGAACACACTCGGCCAGGTGCCGGTGCTGGAAGATGAGGGCGTGATCATCGCCGACTCCAATGCGATCCTGGTCTATCTCGCCAAGAAATTCGGCCGTACGGATTGGCTGCCGGAAGATGCCCACAGCGCAGCCGAAGTGCAGCGCTGGCTTTCCGTGGCTGCCGGGCAGCTTGCCCATGGTCCGGCTCAGGCGCGGCTGATCACGGTGTTCAACGCGCCCTACAGGCCGGAAGAAGTTATTCCGCGCGCCCATGCCATACTTGACGTCCTCAACCAGGAGCTTGGGCAGCGCAAATGGATTGCGGGCGGCACCGCGCCCAGCATCGCGGATGTCGCTCTTTACAGCTATGTCGCCCGAGCACCGGAAGGCAATGTGGAATTGGGCGGCTATCAGCACATCCTCGCTTGGCTTGACAGGGTCGAAAACCTGCCGGGCTTCGTGGAATTTCCGCTTGCCTCGGCCGTTCGAGCCGCGTGA
- a CDS encoding pyridoxamine 5'-phosphate oxidase family protein, with protein sequence MLQNLKVDSPWHPGEVALQASLGVAERLAEVGRHVIRDHLIEQHQLFYPLLPMAVLASVDAAGDAWATVRTGYPGFMQAIDDRYLHLDLKRDPRDPADAGMDDGRAIGMLGIDLGTRRRNRLNGEVVHSDTGLSVRVEQSFGNCPKYIQLRGAYYASDPTLPSEVIPEMADSMGEDARSLVRRADTFFVASYADLADGRRQVDVSHRGGPPGFVRIDGDVLVIPDYAGNLFFNTLGNIAVNPRVGLTFVDFESGGLLQLSGDAFIMDPVETALLPGAERMWRFTPRKVVWRPGVLALRWDFREWSPSLAKIVG encoded by the coding sequence ATGTTGCAAAATCTCAAAGTCGATAGTCCCTGGCATCCCGGTGAGGTCGCGCTGCAGGCTTCGCTCGGCGTTGCCGAACGGCTGGCCGAGGTCGGCAGGCACGTCATCCGTGACCATCTCATCGAGCAGCATCAGCTGTTCTATCCGCTGCTGCCGATGGCTGTCCTGGCCTCCGTGGACGCTGCCGGCGATGCCTGGGCGACTGTAAGAACAGGCTATCCTGGTTTCATGCAGGCGATCGATGATCGATATCTGCATCTCGATTTGAAGCGTGATCCTCGCGATCCCGCCGATGCGGGAATGGATGACGGAAGGGCAATAGGCATGCTGGGGATCGATCTCGGCACGCGCCGCCGCAACCGGCTCAACGGCGAGGTTGTTCACAGCGACACCGGCCTCAGCGTGCGCGTCGAGCAGAGCTTCGGCAACTGCCCGAAATATATCCAGCTGCGTGGCGCGTACTATGCCAGTGATCCTACTTTGCCGTCCGAGGTGATTCCGGAGATGGCGGACTCGATGGGCGAGGATGCGCGAAGCTTGGTCCGGCGGGCGGATACGTTCTTCGTTGCCAGCTATGCCGATCTGGCCGATGGTCGTCGTCAGGTCGATGTCTCACATCGCGGCGGCCCGCCGGGCTTCGTCAGGATCGATGGCGATGTGCTTGTCATTCCCGACTATGCCGGCAATCTGTTTTTCAACACGCTGGGCAATATAGCGGTCAATCCGCGCGTGGGCCTCACTTTCGTGGATTTCGAGAGCGGTGGTTTGCTGCAATTGAGCGGCGACGCCTTCATTATGGACCCGGTCGAGACGGCGCTGTTGCCCGGCGCGGAGCGGATGTGGCGCTTCACGCCACGAAAGGTCGTCTGGCGGCCCGGCGTGCTGGCATTGCGTTGGGATTTTCGCGAGTGGTCGCCGAGCCTGGCCAAGATCGTCGGATGA
- a CDS encoding DMT family transporter, with amino-acid sequence MRLNSDNIKAAAIATASYGIFVGSDTVVKLQSEGHPLSQTIFMVSGMACVFMALFCIVTRNPRRLIPIYPRFVITRGLILATNTAMFYYSISLIPLADAYVLAFTGPIFVALLAFLVLGERLSVLATIGVVLGFVGVVIATRPAGGSFGLGHAAAVGSAVLFSITLLMLRRVHHAESDLALAFVPLVIMAGVAFLIALSTGSIIPVALDAFLVFALGGFCQFIANILLVRAFRLGTASVVAPSQYSQIFWGSLIGYLVFGATIDIYTVIGAVVIIGSGLLVLR; translated from the coding sequence ATGCGTCTTAACTCCGACAATATCAAAGCCGCGGCGATCGCCACCGCTTCCTACGGCATATTCGTCGGCTCCGACACCGTGGTGAAGCTGCAGAGCGAAGGCCATCCGCTGTCGCAAACCATTTTCATGGTTTCCGGCATGGCCTGTGTCTTCATGGCGCTCTTCTGCATCGTCACGCGCAATCCACGCCGGCTTATCCCGATATATCCCCGTTTCGTGATCACCCGCGGGCTGATTCTCGCGACCAACACCGCGATGTTCTACTACTCCATCTCGTTGATCCCACTCGCCGATGCCTATGTTCTTGCCTTTACCGGCCCGATCTTCGTGGCGCTGCTCGCCTTCCTCGTTCTAGGCGAACGGCTGTCGGTGCTGGCAACGATAGGCGTCGTCCTTGGCTTTGTCGGTGTCGTCATCGCCACGCGACCGGCGGGCGGCTCGTTCGGGCTCGGCCACGCGGCCGCAGTCGGCTCGGCCGTGCTGTTCTCGATCACGCTGCTGATGCTGAGACGGGTGCATCACGCCGAATCCGATCTCGCGCTCGCGTTCGTGCCACTCGTGATCATGGCCGGCGTGGCATTCCTGATCGCCCTTTCCACCGGCAGTATCATTCCGGTGGCACTCGATGCTTTCCTTGTCTTCGCCCTGGGCGGTTTCTGCCAGTTCATCGCCAACATCCTGCTTGTTCGCGCCTTCAGGCTTGGAACGGCTTCGGTGGTCGCACCGTCCCAGTATAGCCAGATCTTCTGGGGCAGCCTGATCGGCTATCTCGTCTTCGGCGCAACGATCGATATCTACACCGTCATCGGCGCGGTCGTGATCATCGGCTCGGGCCTGCTCGTGTTGCGTTGA
- a CDS encoding arylsulfatase has product MSREDLEAPEAQHSLSINRRNLLLGGTILAATAAAGSGVLPGTAKAQDAAKPPSKTPNILVIFGDDIGIPQISAYTMGLMGYRTPNIDRIAKEGAIFTDAYGQQSCTAGRASFILGQEPFRTGLLTIGMPGDPHGIQDWMPTIADVMKTKGYATGQFGKNHLGDRDEHLPTNHGFDEFFGNLYHLNAEEEPEGYFYPKDAEFKQKYGPRGVIKSTADGKIEDTGALNTKRMPTVDEEFLGAAKDFIDRQAKADKPFFVWFNSTRMHVFTHLKKESMGKTGMGIHADGMVEHDGHVGELLKQLDDLGIADDTIVLYTTDNGAEIALWPDGAMTMFHGEKGTTWEGGFRIPMMIRWPGVVKPGTEINDPVTLMDWLPTFATAVGVPDVKEQMKTGFQGAKKTFKVHLDGYDLTGLLKGETEKPPRDVVYYFDQGGNLNAIRWNDWKLSFATSHGNIATGTREVSAWALIANLRMDPYEKGLEEGGGAVDFLARNMWLLVPIQDKIKQLFADFDQYPSQSGSSLNAGGINYGWMQQQAALKKLGELEQRLMPQ; this is encoded by the coding sequence ATGAGCCGCGAAGACCTGGAAGCGCCAGAGGCGCAACATTCGCTCAGTATCAATCGTCGAAACCTCCTGCTAGGCGGCACCATTCTGGCCGCAACCGCAGCAGCAGGCAGTGGTGTCCTCCCGGGCACCGCTAAAGCGCAGGATGCCGCGAAACCGCCGTCGAAAACACCCAATATCCTTGTCATCTTCGGCGACGACATCGGTATCCCGCAGATCAGCGCCTATACGATGGGCCTGATGGGGTATCGTACGCCCAACATCGATCGCATCGCCAAGGAAGGCGCGATTTTCACCGATGCCTATGGACAGCAGAGCTGCACGGCTGGCCGCGCCAGCTTCATTCTGGGCCAGGAGCCGTTCCGGACCGGTCTGCTGACGATCGGCATGCCAGGTGATCCGCACGGCATCCAGGACTGGATGCCGACCATCGCCGATGTGATGAAGACCAAGGGCTATGCCACCGGCCAGTTCGGCAAGAACCATCTCGGCGACCGCGACGAGCACCTGCCGACCAACCATGGCTTCGACGAGTTCTTCGGCAATCTCTACCATCTCAATGCCGAGGAAGAGCCCGAAGGCTACTTCTATCCCAAGGATGCGGAGTTCAAGCAGAAGTATGGTCCGCGCGGCGTCATCAAGTCGACCGCCGACGGCAAGATCGAGGATACCGGCGCGCTGAACACCAAGCGCATGCCGACGGTCGACGAGGAATTCCTCGGCGCCGCCAAGGATTTCATCGATCGCCAGGCCAAGGCGGACAAGCCGTTCTTCGTCTGGTTCAATTCCACGCGCATGCATGTCTTCACCCACCTGAAGAAGGAATCGATGGGCAAGACCGGTATGGGCATCCACGCCGACGGCATGGTCGAGCATGACGGCCATGTCGGCGAATTGCTCAAGCAGCTCGATGATCTCGGCATCGCCGACGACACGATCGTGCTCTACACCACTGACAACGGCGCGGAAATCGCGCTGTGGCCGGATGGCGCCATGACCATGTTCCACGGCGAGAAGGGCACGACTTGGGAAGGCGGCTTCCGCATTCCGATGATGATCCGCTGGCCGGGCGTGGTAAAGCCGGGCACCGAGATCAATGACCCGGTCACCCTTATGGACTGGCTGCCCACTTTCGCCACCGCCGTCGGCGTTCCCGATGTCAAAGAGCAGATGAAGACGGGTTTCCAGGGCGCGAAGAAGACCTTCAAGGTGCATCTCGACGGCTACGACCTGACGGGGCTCCTGAAGGGCGAGACGGAGAAGCCGCCGCGGGACGTGGTCTACTATTTCGATCAGGGCGGCAACCTGAACGCAATCCGCTGGAACGACTGGAAGCTCAGCTTCGCCACGTCCCACGGCAATATCGCGACCGGCACGCGCGAGGTTTCGGCCTGGGCACTGATCGCCAACCTGCGCATGGATCCCTATGAAAAGGGCCTCGAGGAGGGCGGCGGAGCCGTTGACTTCCTCGCCCGCAACATGTGGCTGCTGGTGCCGATCCAGGACAAGATCAAGCAACTGTTCGCTGACTTCGATCAGTATCCGTCCCAGTCCGGCAGTTCGCTCAACGCGGGCGGCATCAATTACGGTTGGATGCAGCAGCAGGCGGCACTCAAGAAGCTTGGCGAGCTCGAGCAACGCCTGATGCCGCAATAG
- a CDS encoding MoxR family ATPase, translated as MSIRDDILALGKRMGKSIIGQEEMIERLILGLLANGHLLVEGLPGLAKTRAIKALAKNLDAELSRIQFTPDLLPADITGSDIYYSEGGKGEFKFQQGPVFANLILADEVNRAPAKVQAALLEAMEERQVTVGGNSYKLPDLFMVMATQNPVEQEGTYPLPEAQLDRFLMHVEVTYPSEEDERKVMLLVRGEEQAAPDPATPAPATPAPAGADPAKPDAATKTEAQKLDPAVVFQARKEITAIKVSEAVEKYIVSLVFATRYPDRLDKDLAKLLQVGVSPRGVIGADKVSRAYAWLKGRDYVTPDDVKAIINDVMRHRLILSYEAHASNTTPDQVIDRIVDLVAVS; from the coding sequence ATGAGCATACGTGACGACATACTCGCACTCGGCAAACGCATGGGTAAGTCCATTATCGGGCAGGAGGAGATGATCGAGCGGCTTATCCTCGGCCTTTTGGCCAATGGCCATCTCCTGGTCGAGGGCCTGCCCGGTCTCGCCAAGACCCGCGCCATCAAGGCGCTGGCGAAGAACCTCGATGCCGAACTCTCCCGTATCCAGTTCACCCCCGACCTGCTGCCCGCTGACATCACCGGCTCCGACATCTATTACAGCGAGGGCGGCAAGGGCGAATTCAAGTTCCAGCAGGGTCCGGTTTTTGCCAACCTCATTCTCGCCGACGAAGTGAATCGCGCACCGGCCAAGGTGCAGGCGGCGCTGCTCGAGGCGATGGAAGAGCGACAGGTCACGGTCGGCGGCAACAGCTACAAGCTGCCCGACCTCTTCATGGTGATGGCGACCCAGAATCCGGTCGAGCAAGAGGGTACCTATCCGCTACCAGAAGCGCAGCTCGACCGTTTCCTGATGCATGTCGAGGTGACCTATCCGTCGGAGGAGGACGAACGGAAGGTCATGCTGCTGGTGCGCGGCGAGGAGCAGGCTGCGCCAGATCCGGCGACTCCAGCCCCGGCAACTCCGGCTCCGGCGGGGGCCGATCCGGCGAAGCCGGATGCTGCGACGAAAACGGAGGCACAGAAACTCGATCCTGCCGTCGTCTTCCAGGCGCGCAAGGAAATCACCGCGATCAAGGTCTCCGAAGCGGTCGAGAAATATATCGTGTCGCTGGTCTTTGCGACCCGCTATCCCGACAGGCTCGACAAGGATCTCGCCAAGCTGCTGCAGGTCGGCGTCAGCCCGCGCGGCGTGATCGGCGCCGACAAGGTCTCGCGCGCCTATGCCTGGCTCAAGGGTCGCGACTATGTCACGCCCGACGATGTGAAGGCCATCATCAACGATGTCATGCGCCATCGCCTGATCTTGTCCTATGAAGCGCATGCATCCAACACGACACCGGACCAGGTGATCGATCGGATCGTGGATCTGGTCGCGGTTTCATGA